The nucleotide sequence GCCCGTCACACTTTAGGTTCTCATTTTACATTTTTTTGATTTTTCTGCATTTTTAGCCGATAAAAGGGAGTGGAAAAAGTTTACATTTTTCTATCTTTACCGCCACTATGAGCAATATGAAGAACGATTTATGGGTCGGCGTGGACGTTGGTTCCACCACCGTAAAGATTGCGGTTGTCGATCCAGAGACCAACAAGCTTTTGCACTACACTTACCAGCGCCACAACGCCATGCAGGCACAGAAGGTTTTCGAAGTGCTGCGCGAGGCGCACGGACTTTTCCCCGATAAGAATTTCAGGGTCGCCTTCTGCGGCAGTGGCGGTCAGCCCTTCGCCGAAGCAACCCACGCCTTCTTTGTGCAAGAAGTCGTAGCGAACGCTCTTGCTGTACGTGCAACCTACCCCGAATCCCGAGTCGCCATTGAACTCGGTGGCCAGGATGCCAAGGTCGTCTTCTTCGAAAAAGACAAGACCACCGGCAAACTCATTGCCTCTGACATGCGTATGAACGGCGTGTGCGCCGGCGGTACCGGTGCATTCATTGACCAGGTGGCCGAACTTCTGCGCATCAAGACCGAAGCCTTCGAAGGCTTTGCCAAGCGTGGCCAGAAGGTCTACGAAATTTCGGGCCGTTGCGGCGTGTTCGCCAAGACCGACATCCAGCCGATGCTGAACAACGGTATCGCCAAGGAAGACATCGCCCTTTCCAGTTTCCATGCCATTGCCAAGCAGACCATCGGTGGTCTTGCCCAGGGTATGGAAATCAAGCCGCCCGTGATTTTCGAAGGTGGCCCGCTGACCTTTAACCCGACGCTTGTTCGCGCCTTCAAGGAACGCCTTGGAATTTCTGACGAACAGGCCATTGTGCCGGAACACTCCGAAGTGCTCGTGGCCATGGGTGCCGCCCTCTCTCTGGGCTCTATGTTTGCCGACCAGGAATGCTTCTACCGCAAGGACGGCTCGCTGGACGCGCTCATCCACTTTAACGAAACCCGCCAGGCCGAAAACAAGGCCAAGGCCGCTGCCGACTTGTTCTTCAAGAACGACGCTGAATACCAGATGTTCCTCGAAGAACACAAAATGGCCGGAAACCACTACCCGCAGCCTGTTTCGGGCTCCACGCTCAACGTGTATCTGGGTATCGACGCGGGCTCTACTACCACCAAGTTCGTGCTCATGGACGAAAACGAAACCGTGGTGGACGGATTCTACGCGAGCAACAACGGCGAACCGCTCGCCGTGCTCAAGAACGCCCTCAACGAACTTTCGGACCGTTACGAAGAATACGGCTGCAAGCTCAACATCTTGGGCGTAGGTACAACCGGCTACGGCGAACAGCTGTTTGCTAAGGCCGTGCATGCCGACTTCCACACGGTGGAAACGGTCGCTCACGCCAACGCCGCCCAGAAGATTTGCCCCGACGTAAGCTTCATCCTCGACATCGGTGGTCAGGACATGAAGGCCATCTCCGTGCAGGACGGCGTGGTTACGGGTATCATTCTGAACGAAGCCTGCTCCTCGGGTTGCGGATCCTTTATCGAAACCTATGCCCGCAGCCTCGGCATCCCGATGGAAAAGATTGCAGAACTCGCGTTCAACGCAAAGAGCCCCTCTCAGCTGGGTTCCCGTTGCACGGTGTTCATGAACAGCTCCATCATTACGGAACAGCGCGACGGCAAGCAGCCCGAAGACATTATCGCGGGTATCTGCCGCTCCATTATCAACAACGTGTTTACGAAGGTGATTCGTATCCGCAACCTCAACACCCTCGGCAAGAAGGTCGTGGTACAGGGCGGTACGTTCAAGAACAACGCCGTTCTCCGCGCCTTCGAACAGTACACTGGCCTCAAGCCTATCCGTCCGGAACGTCCGGGAGAAATGGGCGCTATCGGTATTGCCCTCCTTACCAAGAAGTTCATGGAAGAAAAGCGCAAGACCGAACCGGAACTCAAGACCAAGTTCATCGGCCTTGACGCCATGAAAACCTTCAGTTGGCACAACCAGCCGGGTCAGCTCTGCCAGTACTGCACCAACCATTGCTCCCGTACCATCGTGACCTTTAGCGATGGCCAGAGCTTCGTGACCGGCAACCGTTGCGAACGCGGCGAAGTTACCGCCGATCCGAACGATCCGAAGACCAAGGCACTCATCGCCGAAATCAACAAGAAGATGCAGTCCGTGCCCGACATGATCAAGCGCACGAACCAGCTCTTGGTAAAGGACTACGCTCCGGCCAAGCTCGTTGAAAACAACGGCAAGACCATCGGTATTCCGCGCGTGCTCGAATTCTGGGCATCGCTCCCGTTCTGGAAGGCATTCTTCACAAGCCTCGGCTACACCGTCGTGATTAGCCGCCAGAGCGACTACAAGATGTTCGAAGCAGGCCTTCACAGTGTGCCGTCCGACACGGTTTGCTTCCCGGCAAAGCTTGTGCACGGCCACGTGCTCAGCCTCATTGAAAAGAAGGTCGACCGCATCTTCTTCCCGATGATGGTTGCAGTCCCGAGTGACCACACCAAGTTCACCGCAACTTCTGTTTGCCCGGTGGTGCAGGCTTACCCCAACGTTTGTAAGAACACCGACGAGCCCGAAAAGAATTACAACGTCCCGATGGACCAGCCAATTTTCCACTGGTTCAACGCCAAGCTCCGTCGTAGCCAGACCATTGATTGGTTCCACGAACACTGGAAACTCGACAAGAAGCTTTTGGACAAGGCCGTTACCGAAGGCGAAAAGGCGCTCAACAGCTACCGCACCACGCTTTTGGAAGAAGGCCAGAAAATCCTCGACGATGTACGTGCAAAGAACTCCTTTGCCGTGGTGATTGCAGGCCGCCCCTACCATGCGGACACGCTCATCAACCACAACATCGCAAGCCACTTTACCGCCATGGGCATTCCGGTGCTTACCACCGAATCGCTCCCGGGCGTCTACGACCAGGATGTGCCGAGCCACACCCGTATCGAAATCAAGAACACCTTCCACTTGCGCATGATTGGCGCTACCATGATTGCCGCGAAGGACCCCAACATCGAACTTGCCCAGATCGTAAGCTTCGGTTGCGGACACGACTCAATTTTGACCGACGAAATGATGCGCATGCTGCACCTTGATTCCAACAAGGAAATGCTCATGCTCAAGCTCGACGAAGGTGACGCCCGCGGCCCGGTTGGCATCCGCATCAAGAGCTTTATCGAAACGGTGAAAGCACGTCGCGCAGCAAACCTGCCCGACAAGCCCGAAAGCCACGAACCGCTGTTCCACACGCCGTTTGTGGCCGAAGACAAGAAGCGCCGTCGCATTCTGACGCCGAACCTCTCCCCCGCCTTCTCTGTGCTCGCCAGCGAATACATGAAGCGCGAAGGATTCATCGCCGAATACCTGCCGGTCGCCGATAAGAAGGCTATCGAACTGGGCAAGAAGTACGTGCACAACGACATTTGCTTCCCCTGCCAGGTGAACATCGGCGAAGCGCTCCACTGGCTCGTCGATCACCCCGAAGTTCCGCAGAACCAAGTTTCCATGTGCCTTGCCAAGAACTGCGAAAACTGCCGCGCCGTGCAGTACGCCGTGCTTGCCCGTAAGGCTTTGGACGAAGCGGGCTTCAAGGACGTCACCATCATTACGACCGGTGTCGACTACAAGGGCATGCACCCAGGCTTCCAGCTGGGTCTCGACTTCCGTCTCCACATGCTGTGGGGCCTTGTCACCATGGACGCCATCGAAACCATGTACCGCGCCGTTCGCCCGTACGAAGTGAACGCCGGCGACACCCAGAAGGTTTACGACGAATGGATGCCGAAGGTGATTGGCGTTGCCGGCCACCTCTCCACCGTTCAGCTGGTGCGACCCTCCAAGCTTATCGAAGTCTTTGAACAGTGCATCGAAGCATTCAACGGTATCGAAATCACCGAAGAACGCAAGAGAGGCATCCGCAAACCGCGCGTTGCCGTGCTTGGCGAAATCTTGATGAACTACCACCCGAGTGCAAACGGATTTGTTGAAAACTACCTGATGAACAACGGCATGGAAGTCTACCTGCCGGGTATGACTGACTTCTTCCGTGTGGACGAAGTGGTACGCGAAGAAAAGATCAAGCGCGGATTCTCGGCAAACCCGGTGATGGACCGACTCGAAGGCGGCGTGACCTCCAAGGTCTACACGCACGCTGTTGAAACTGCCCGCAAGTCCATGCACAAGTTCAAGCTGTACGAACACCACGCCGACTGCGTGGAACTCAAGGACTACGTCTCCGACATCATCGACCCCACCTACAACACGGGTGAAGGTTGGATGATTCCGGGCGAAATCCTGTACAACTCGAAGCACGGAATCAACAGCTACATCATTCTGCAGCCGTTCGCATGCCTTGCCAACCACATCTCTGGCCGCGGCCTCACCAAGGCCGTGAAGGAACGTTGCCCGCATATCCAGGTTCTCAGCCTCGACTACGACCCGGATACGAGCTTCGCAAACATCGAAAACCGCCTGCAGATGCTGATTATCAACGCACGTGAACTAGAAAAAGCAAATCAAGCCTAACCCCAATTAAGTAATACATGCTCAACGTCTCTAATGTCAGTCTTCAATACGGTAGCCGCGTTCTCTTCAAGGAAGTGAACCTTTCCTTCAAGCGCGGCAACTGCTACGGA is from uncultured Fibrobacter sp. and encodes:
- a CDS encoding acyl-CoA dehydratase activase; the protein is MSNMKNDLWVGVDVGSTTVKIAVVDPETNKLLHYTYQRHNAMQAQKVFEVLREAHGLFPDKNFRVAFCGSGGQPFAEATHAFFVQEVVANALAVRATYPESRVAIELGGQDAKVVFFEKDKTTGKLIASDMRMNGVCAGGTGAFIDQVAELLRIKTEAFEGFAKRGQKVYEISGRCGVFAKTDIQPMLNNGIAKEDIALSSFHAIAKQTIGGLAQGMEIKPPVIFEGGPLTFNPTLVRAFKERLGISDEQAIVPEHSEVLVAMGAALSLGSMFADQECFYRKDGSLDALIHFNETRQAENKAKAAADLFFKNDAEYQMFLEEHKMAGNHYPQPVSGSTLNVYLGIDAGSTTTKFVLMDENETVVDGFYASNNGEPLAVLKNALNELSDRYEEYGCKLNILGVGTTGYGEQLFAKAVHADFHTVETVAHANAAQKICPDVSFILDIGGQDMKAISVQDGVVTGIILNEACSSGCGSFIETYARSLGIPMEKIAELAFNAKSPSQLGSRCTVFMNSSIITEQRDGKQPEDIIAGICRSIINNVFTKVIRIRNLNTLGKKVVVQGGTFKNNAVLRAFEQYTGLKPIRPERPGEMGAIGIALLTKKFMEEKRKTEPELKTKFIGLDAMKTFSWHNQPGQLCQYCTNHCSRTIVTFSDGQSFVTGNRCERGEVTADPNDPKTKALIAEINKKMQSVPDMIKRTNQLLVKDYAPAKLVENNGKTIGIPRVLEFWASLPFWKAFFTSLGYTVVISRQSDYKMFEAGLHSVPSDTVCFPAKLVHGHVLSLIEKKVDRIFFPMMVAVPSDHTKFTATSVCPVVQAYPNVCKNTDEPEKNYNVPMDQPIFHWFNAKLRRSQTIDWFHEHWKLDKKLLDKAVTEGEKALNSYRTTLLEEGQKILDDVRAKNSFAVVIAGRPYHADTLINHNIASHFTAMGIPVLTTESLPGVYDQDVPSHTRIEIKNTFHLRMIGATMIAAKDPNIELAQIVSFGCGHDSILTDEMMRMLHLDSNKEMLMLKLDEGDARGPVGIRIKSFIETVKARRAANLPDKPESHEPLFHTPFVAEDKKRRRILTPNLSPAFSVLASEYMKREGFIAEYLPVADKKAIELGKKYVHNDICFPCQVNIGEALHWLVDHPEVPQNQVSMCLAKNCENCRAVQYAVLARKALDEAGFKDVTIITTGVDYKGMHPGFQLGLDFRLHMLWGLVTMDAIETMYRAVRPYEVNAGDTQKVYDEWMPKVIGVAGHLSTVQLVRPSKLIEVFEQCIEAFNGIEITEERKRGIRKPRVAVLGEILMNYHPSANGFVENYLMNNGMEVYLPGMTDFFRVDEVVREEKIKRGFSANPVMDRLEGGVTSKVYTHAVETARKSMHKFKLYEHHADCVELKDYVSDIIDPTYNTGEGWMIPGEILYNSKHGINSYIILQPFACLANHISGRGLTKAVKERCPHIQVLSLDYDPDTSFANIENRLQMLIINARELEKANQA